In Mytilus edulis chromosome 7, xbMytEdul2.2, whole genome shotgun sequence, a single genomic region encodes these proteins:
- the LOC139481048 gene encoding vesicle transport protein GOT1B-like, translating into MYQITDFQKIGVGLAGFGIAFLFLGIMFFFDRGLLAIGNILFIVGLSFVIGMERTVRFFFQKHKIKATSFFIGGIFVVLLGFPVIGMCVELYGFFLLFSGFFPVVINFLRRVPVIGTILNLPYIRQVADKLGESNSMREGEP; encoded by the exons aGATTGGTGTTGGGCTAGCTGGATTTGGAATTGCCTTTCTGTTTCTAGGaattatgtttttctttgacAGAGGATTACTAGCCATTGGAAAT atTTTATTTATAGTTGGACTTTCTTTTGTGATAGGAATGGAAAGAACTGTAagatttttctttcaaaaacataaaattaaagccACAAGTTTCTTTATTGGAGGAATATTTGTTGTATTATTAGGATTTCCAGTCATAGGAATGTGTGTAGAATTATATGGATTTTTCTTATTATTTAG TGGGTTTTTCCCAGTAGTAATTAACTTTTTAAGAAGAGTACCAGTTATAggaacaattttaaatttacctTATATTCGACAG GTTGCAGACAAACTTGGAGAGTCCAATTCAATG